In Dioscorea cayenensis subsp. rotundata cultivar TDr96_F1 chromosome 9, TDr96_F1_v2_PseudoChromosome.rev07_lg8_w22 25.fasta, whole genome shotgun sequence, a genomic segment contains:
- the LOC120269103 gene encoding uncharacterized protein LOC120269103 yields MEDINGVSIEEKEFSDTDYDLQSGNEDYQQFMDEQRKNKGDIPWDTPSFSQGVVEGVVEKDCESDDENSEELFTDPESDGDDKPRAVEFNEEKELYNPSLKVGMLFRDFEQLKKACRNWGIKNRFQVWFPQNDKKRVICACHYKQCSFRIYAARMSKDNPSVQIKNANFDHTCGKVFTNFHVTSRWLAVKYLDKFRADPIWIYNGIIKQVKDDHGFTISIMKAWRTKNLAMKWVNGDEAEQYTKLIRYVAELRQSNPVTTVILWRDEGCRPFIGLDGCFLKGLYDGQVLSAVGIDLNDCIFPIAYAVVLIENRESWTWFMEALRDDLEIWNSKYVTIMSDRQKGLKRAVEEVFPDAEHRNCVRHIYTNFGEKFRGKALKDFLWNAARAMYVQRFNYWLGVIEKENPNARKWLDHQDKPYASWTRALFSTSSKCDILLNNICECFNRYILDARDKGIITMLEMIKVKLKRRMKKKKEQMLKYKGNICPKIQKKLDKMKEESQYYTPDFSGLPCSHGISAIYGNNQQLEEFLHASYLVSTYMRVYEHYINPTNNEELWPEVNDGTRVIPPPIGRRQKGRKAKARRKEPEEIENSLKEATSNSITSRKGKQKLARKGLSTVRCTICHVEGHNKRHHEKRRRSIESTALVNMSSGSIAATNESSQHQDILGTQQYQTRQPSDITRQGPALSVNISMSSNVHVGNLGNVTYCIRLPKYPPANRVSSEDKGASSPDKGTKELDCFHGRLI; encoded by the exons ATGGAAGATATTAATGGGGTTTCAATTGAAGAGAAGGAGTTCAGTGATACAGATTATGATCTTCAATCTGGTAATGAGGATTATCAACAATTTATGGATGAACAGAGAAAAAATAAAGGGGACATACCATGGGATACACCATCTTTTTCTCAGGGTGTTGTAGAAGGAGTTGTTGAAAAAGATTGTGAATCAGATGATGAAAATTCTGAGGAGTTATTCACAGATCCAGAATCAGATGGTGATGATAAACCTAGGGCTGTGGAGTTTAATGAAGAGAAGGAACTATACAACCCAAGCTTAAAGGTTGGAATGCTGTTTAGGGATTTTGAGCAGTTGAAGAAGGCATGCAGAAATTGGGGAATTAAGAATAGATTTCAGGTGTGGTTCCcacaaaatgataaaaagagaGTGATTTGTGCATGCCATTACAAACAATGCTCTTTTAGGATTTATGCAGCTCGCATGAGCAAAGACAATCCATCAGTGCAAATCAAGAATGCCAATTTTGATCACACATGTGGAAAGGTTTTCACCAATTTTCATGTTACTTCAAGGTGGCTTGCTGTTAAATATCTTGACAAATTTAGGGCTGATCCAATCTGGATCTACaatgggataattaaacaagTTAAAGATGACCATGGTTTTACAATCTCTATTATGAAAGCTTGGAGAACCAAAAATTTGGCAATGAAGTGGGTCAATGGAGATGAAGCTGAGCAATACACAAAGCTTATTAGGTATGTAGCTGAGCTTAGGCAGAGTAATCCAGTGACGACAGTGATATTATGGAGGGATGAAG GTTGTAGGCCATTTATAGGCCTTGATGGTTGTTTTTTGAAAGGTCTATATGATGGGCAAGTGCTATCTGCAGTAGGGATTGACCTGAACGATTGTATTTTTCCAATTGCTTATGCagtggttttgattgaaaacagaGAAAGTTGGACTTGGTTTATGGAGGCTTTAAGGGATGATTTGGAGATTTGGAATAGCAAATATGTCACCATAATGAGTGATCGGCAAAAG GGATTAAAAAGGGCTGTTGAAGAAGTGTTTCCAGATGCAGAACATAGAAATTGTGTTAGACACATCTACACAAATTTCGGGGAGAAATTCAGAGGTAAAGCCTTAAAGGATTTTCTATGGAATGCTGCAAGGGCAATGTATGTACAGAGATTTAACTATTGGCTTGGAGTAATAGAGAAAGAAAATCCAAATGCTAGAAAATGGCTTGACCATCAAGACAAACCATATGCAAGCTGGACTAGGGCATTGTTCTCTACTTCAAGTAAGTGTGACATCCTTTTGAACAACATTTGTGAGTGCTTTAATAGGTATATACTTGATGCAAGAGATAAGGGAATCATCACAATGCTTGAGATGATCAAGGTGAAGTTGAAGaggagaatgaaaaaaaagaaagaacagaTGTTGAAGTACAAGGGCAATATATgcccaaaaattcaaaagaaacttGATAAGATGAAAGAAGAGTCACAATACTACACACCAGATTTTTCAG GATTACCTTGCTCTCATGGAATCAGTGCAATATATGGGAACAATCAGCAGCTAGAGGAATTTCTGCATGCCTCCTATTTGGTGTCCACTTACATGCGGGTATATGAGCATTACATAAACCCTACCAATAATGAAGAGCTTTGGCCAGAAGTTAATGATGGAACAAGAGTGATCCCACCTCCAATTGGGAGAAGACAAAAGGGAAGGAAAgcaaaagcaagaagaaaagagcCTGAAGAGATTGAAAATTCCTTAAAGGAGGCAACATCTAATTCCATAACTTCTaggaaaggcaaacaaaaattAGCCCGAAAAGGGTTAAGCACAGTTAGATGTACAATATGTCATGTAGAAGGCCACAACAAAAGGCATCATGAGAAA AGGAGAAGAAGTATTGAGTCTACTGCTCTAGTAAATATGTCAAGTGGCAGTATTGCAGCTACCAATGAGTCAAGTCAACATCAAGACATTCTAGGTACCCAACAATATCAAACAAGACAGCCTAGTGACATTACACGCCAGGGACCAGCACTCAGTGTCAACATAAGCATGTCCAGTAATGTTCATGTTGGTAACTTGGGTAATGTGACATATTGCATAAGGCTACCTAAATATCCACCTGCAAATAGGGTTTCTTCAGAAGACAAGGGGGCTTCTTCACCTGACAAGGGTACTAAGGAACTAGATTGTTTTCATGGAagattgatttga